The Antarcticibacterium flavum genome contains the following window.
AGAGGGTAACAATATATAAAAACAATGCTTAATTTGTTCTTTAATCGAAAGTCTGTGTTTGCTTGCTTAGCGGATTGTCCTGCGGACAATCCCGCACGCCAGCTCGCACAGTTTTTATACGAGACGTTGTAACACATTCTCCTTATGAATTAACCACAAAATTAAACTTTAGGCAGAATTATGAAAAAAAATATCTTAAATCTAATTTTTATTTTATCATTAATTTTTGGTTGTCAATCAAAAAAAGAAAATGAAAATTCGGACTCCTATATACTTAAAATTAATGAAGACACTGAGTATATAATTTTCGAATCAAGCGCACTATCAAGTGACGACAACGAAATAGCCTTTATTGTAGGATTCCAAATGGAAATTGTAAATGAAAATAACAATCAAAACGCAATAGAGGTTTCTGATTTAGAATATTATACGAAAGCTGCGGTAACTTCTAATACAAGAAGCTTTATTGGTTCTAAACCGAAAGAAGAACTGACTGAATTACGTAAGTTGAATTCTGATTTACCTGAGTCGGTTCATTATGAAGAGATGACTGAAATCATTAAGGATATAAACACTATGTTAAATGAGATTGGCACAAGAGTTACATCTTTAGTTATCACAATCCAATAAAAAAAACGTGTTACAACAACATATAAAAACAATGCTTAAACCTGTCTTGATTCGAAATTCTTTGCTCGCTTGCTCAGCGGATTGTCCTGCGGACAATCACGCACGCCAGCTCGCACAGTTTTTATACGAGACGTTGTGGTTAATTTAAAAAAAAGGAGGTATGAAAATAATGTTAACTATTATTCTTTCACTTGTTTCGGTTTTCGGATACTCCTGTTCTTGTAAAGATTGGTTTGATACATCTGTCCTGGAAAGAATTAATCAAACTGACCAGATTTTTGAAGGAATAGTTAATGAGGTAACTACACTTGACGACAAAACTTTGACTATTGAATTTCTTTTAAAAAGAAAAATAAAAGGAGTTGACTCATTAGATGTAATTGTAATTCAAACCAGTTCAGGAATGTGTGGTTCGGAATTCAAGCAAGGAGAAAATTGGCTTATTTTTTCAAACTCAAATTATACTGGAGTATGTTCTGGGAATTTTCAATTATTTCAAAATTCATTTAGTGAATTTCCCGTGTCAAAAGCTTCAGAGAAATACAAGTTTTACATTTCAAAACTTCAAAAATTCCTAAACGAATTATCGGACTTAAAAACTCAAAGGGAATTTGTGGAATTGGATAAAAATGATATGATCATAGCTAAAGGTGAAATTGGAGCTGATAAAAATCCGGTAAACGGTTGGTTCTATAAGAATTCTGTAATAAAAAACTAACCACAACAACAGTAACCGTTGCACAAGCCTCTAATTCTGCAAAATCAATTTGAAATAAGCCTTTTTCAGGAACTTTAGGCTTCAATTCAGAATCTTAATAACTCAAATGAAGTTGTCTTACAGGTAAGTTTATAAGCTCCTGGAGGAGGTTTTTAAAAGGCGAAAGCGAAGCAAGCTGTCCTGCTCCCGATTTTACCCGTTTTGTTGTGAATTTCAGATATTTTTTGAGGTTATATGCAATGGCGGCCAGGTGCATACATTTGTTTGCCTGGCGAATTCCGATGGTGTTTATTTTCCGTAGGCCCATAAATTCCTTGAGAGTTCCGAAGACAGGCTCCACCGTGCTTTGGCGTTTGCCTTTCATATAACGGCCGCGCCTGCTTTTTATTCGTTCAATATTCCTGTCATACTCCTCGCGATATGCGGTAATGTTGATCCTTTTTTCGTGGCTTTTCCCGATGCAGGCGGTTTTTATGGGACAGCCTTTACAATCTGCTCTTGTAGTAAAATAATTATCCTTTAGGTTTCCGTTTTCCATTTTCTGATTACGGTGAGTTACCTTTTTCCCATGGGGACATAGCCAGTAATTCCCTTCTTTGAAATATTGGAATCCTTCAGGCCCGCCCTTGTAGGTTCCGTGTGGAGGAATGTAAGTGGTGAGACCTTTGTTTTCGAAATATGCATAATTTTCACCGCTGCTGTAACCGGCATCTGCCAGTACATTTTCCCAGATGAGGCCTTCCCGGCGAAGACGTCTGTTTAATCTCCCGGCGGTGTCCTGAAGGTATTTAGTGTCTTTTTTATCTGCGTGGTAGGCTTGTACATCTGTTATCACATTTGTCCTGGTATCAACGGCGATGTTGCACAGATAATTCAGTTTCCTGGCCTTACCGGGTTTGACACTAATCCGCGCATCGGGATCTGTAGGGCTGTAATGGGTTTTGTTACTGGTGTATTTACTGCCTTTGTTTTTTGCGCCGGGTTTCATATCCTGGTCTTCGCTCCATCTTTTGTTTCGGCTCTTGATTTCCTGTAGTTCAGATTTACTGGCCGTTATACTTTGTTGTTCTTTAGGAGCTTTGTTCCCTTTGGCCTTTCGGTCACTGCTGCTTTGCACACGCAGCTTAGAGAGATGCTCCTCGAGATCTTCTGCCGGGACTTTAAGCTCCAGGCTGTCCATAGAAGCATTGGCTTTTACGGGAGCTGAATCTATTGCCTGGGTATGGCCGCTTACCAGTCCTGCTTCAATACATAATTTTAATACCCGGGTGAAAACCTCTTCAAAAATATCATCAGGAAAAAGTTTACGGGTACGGCTTATGGTGCTGTGCCAGGGAAGTTCCTCATCGACATCATATCCCAAAAAATAAAGGATGTCCAGTCGCATGGCGCAGTGGTCCATCACGCCACGATCTGTAGTGATATTCTCAAGATATCCCACCAGGCAGATCTTGAAATACACCACCGGGTCGATACTTTTTTGTCCGCTCCCGCCGTAGAATTTTTGAGTAAGCGGATAGAGGAAATCCAGGTTAAGGGCTTCCTTTAATCTGCGATAAAAATTTTCTTTGGGAATTCGGTCACTCAACCTAAACGAAGTGAAGAGTTTTTCCTGATAGTCTTTTTTGCCTTGCATTCCATGAAATTACCTAATTTCAGTAACTTGTGCAACAGGCACAACATATAAAAACAATGCTTAATTTGGTCTTGAATCGAAGCTCCGTGCTCGCTTGCTAAGCGGATTGTCCTGCGGACAATCACTCTAGCCAGCTCGCACAGTTTTTATACGAGACGTTACATACAATGCCTCCGAAACGGAAAATTAAGTTAAAAGGACTGCGATATGGGAACATTTTTTAATAGAGAAAATAAAAGAATTACGGGGCTGGCTTTAGCAGTCATACTTATCAGTTTGTTAGCCTTAAAATTTATTTTTAACTGGTAAACTTTTGGACTGATAACCAGTACAGATAATTTCCAGATTTACTTACTCATACGAGGGAACCGGAAAATGCGAAGCGGACTGAAAACAGAACGGAGAAAATCGGACTTGCTTACTCCTGCTGATTATGACGTGATCATTAAAACCCAGTGGACTTTACTCGCTCGTGGAAAAGAAAGCGGCTCAAAAAACGTGTTTACTCGGTCGTGTCGGCAAAGTATGTAACAACAGTAACCGTTGCACAACCCTCTAATTCTTCAAAATCCAATTTGAAATAAGCCATTTTCAGGAACTTTAGGTTTCAATTCAGAATCTCAATAGCTCAAATGAAGTTGCCTTGTAGGTAAGTTTCTTAGCTCCTGGAGGAGATTTTTAAAAGGAGGAACCGAAGGAAGCTGGCCTGCTCCGGATTTTACCCGTTTTGTGGTGAATTTCAAGTATTTTTTGAGGTTATATGCAATAGCAGCCAGGTGCATACATTTGTTTGCCTGTCGAATTCCGATGGTGTTTATTTTCCGGAGGCCCATAAATTCTTTGAGGGTTCCAAAAACAGGCTCCACCGTGCTTTGGCGTTTGCCTTTCATGTAACGGCCGCGCCTGCTTTTTACCCGTTCAATATTCCTGTCATACTCCTCGCGATATGCGGTGATATTGATTCGTTTTTCGTGGCTTTTGCCAATGCAGGCTGTTTTTATAGGGCAACCTTTACAATCTGCCCGGGTAGTGAAATAGTTGTCTTTTAGGTTTCCGTTTTCCATTTTCTGATTACGGTGAGTTACCTTTTTCCCCTGGGGACATAGCCAGTAATTCCCTTCTTTGAAATATTGGAAACCCTCCGGTCCACCTTTGTAAGTTCCATGTGGAGGAATGTAAGTGGTGAGACCTTTGTTTTCGAAATAAGCATAATTTTCACCACTGCTGTAACCGGCATCTGCCAGTACATTTTCCCAGATGAGGCCTTCCCGGCGAAGACGTCTGTTTAATCTCCCGGCGGTGTCCTGAAGGTATTTAGTGTCTTTTTTATCTGCGTGGTAGGCTTGTACATCTGTTATCACATTTGTCCTGGTATCAACAGCGATGTTGCATAGGTAATTCAGTTTCCTTGCCTTACCGGGTTTGACACTAATCCGCGCATCGGGATCGGTTGGGCTGTAATGGGTTTTGTTACTGGTATACCTGCTGCCTTTGTTTTTTGCACCGGGTTTCATATCCTGGTCCTTGCTCCATTTCTTGTTTCGGCTCTTGATCTCCTGTAGTTCAGATTTACTGGCCGTTAAACTTTGTTGTTCTTTAGGAGCTTTGTTCCCTTTGGCCTTTCGGTCACTGCTGCTTTGCACACGCAGCTTAGAGAGATGCTCCTCGAGATCTTCTGCCGGGACTTTAAGCTCCAGGCTGTCCATAGAAGCATTGGCTTTTACGGGAGCTGAATCTATTGCCTGGGTATGGCCGCTTACCAGTCCTGCTTCAATACATAATTTTAATACCCGGGTGAAAACCTCTTCAAAAATATCATCAGGAAAAAGTTTACGGGTACGGCTTATGGTGCTGTGCCAGGGAAGTTCCTCATCGACATCATATCCCAAAAAATAAAGGATGTCCAGTCGCATGGCGCAGTGGTCCATCACGCCACGATCTGTAGTGATATTCTCAAGATATCCCACCAGGCAGATCTTGAAATACACCACCGGGT
Protein-coding sequences here:
- a CDS encoding IS1182 family transposase, producing MQGKKDYQEKLFTSFRLSDRIPKENFYRRLKEALNLDFLYPLTQKFYGGSGQKSIDPVVYFKICLVGYLENITTDRGVMDHCAMRLDILYFLGYDVDEELPWHSTISRTRKLFPDDIFEEVFTRVLKLCIEAGLVSGHTQAIDSAPVKANASMDSLELKVPAEDLEEHLSKLRVQSSSDRKAKGNKAPKEQQSITASKSELQEIKSRNKRWSEDQDMKPGAKNKGSKYTSNKTHYSPTDPDARISVKPGKARKLNYLCNIAVDTRTNVITDVQAYHADKKDTKYLQDTAGRLNRRLRREGLIWENVLADAGYSSGENYAYFENKGLTTYIPPHGTYKGGPEGFQYFKEGNYWLCPHGKKVTHRNQKMENGNLKDNYFTTRADCKGCPIKTACIGKSHEKRINITAYREEYDRNIERIKSRRGRYMKGKRQSTVEPVFGTLKEFMGLRKINTIGIRQANKCMHLAAIAYNLKKYLKFTTKRVKSGAGQLASLSPFKNLLQELINLPVRQLHLSY
- a CDS encoding IS1182 family transposase, producing the protein MQGKKDYQEKLFTSFRLSDRIPKENFYRRLKEALNLDFLYPLTQKFYGGSGQKSIDPVVYFKICLVGYLENITTDRGVMDHCAMRLDILYFLGYDVDEELPWHSTISRTRKLFPDDIFEEVFTRVLKLCIEAGLVSGHTQAIDSAPVKANASMDSLELKVPAEDLEEHLSKLRVQSSSDRKAKGNKAPKEQQSLTASKSELQEIKSRNKKWSKDQDMKPGAKNKGSRYTSNKTHYSPTDPDARISVKPGKARKLNYLCNIAVDTRTNVITDVQAYHADKKDTKYLQDTAGRLNRRLRREGLIWENVLADAGYSSGENYAYFENKGLTTYIPPHGTYKGGPEGFQYFKEGNYWLCPQGKKVTHRNQKMENGNLKDNYFTTRADCKGCPIKTACIGKSHEKRINITAYREEYDRNIERVKSRRGRYMKGKRQSTVEPVFGTLKEFMGLRKINTIGIRQANKCMHLAAIAYNLKKYLKFTTKRVKSGAGQLPSVPPFKNLLQELRNLPTRQLHLSY